A stretch of DNA from Dehalococcoidia bacterium:
CAAAGGCTGCTGTGTCTTGCCCCCCTCTCCCAGATTTCCCGCCTTATAAGCTTTTACCCAATTCCCCATTGTCGATGGCGGTAATGACCACCTCCGCGCAGCCTCTGACAGCCACACATTCCCTTCCGTTACAAGCTTCACCGCTTCTTCCCGCAACTCCTTCGTGTACCCTCCTCGCGGAATCCCCTTCATCTGAACGACTCCGCCTCCCTATTCCATCCAACTTTGGCGGCAACTTTTTTCGCTTCAATTCGGGCGCCGAGAAAATTATCGTACGAAATGATCGTATAGAATGATCGACCAAGACTTTTGGACGGGGTGTTTACCAGTCCTTACGGGCGTTGTTCTACTCAAGTTGCAGGAGTTATTGTAACTATAAGTTCTGGCCATTGCGTTATTCTGATAGCAAGGGGGGTGACCAAAAGTACGGGATATCTGGAATCCAGGATATGCCCGCGGGACTTTCATCAAAAAGTATTCGGTTTCCCGGAATGCGGCTGCTGATATTCATCACTTCAAGAGAAGAAATTTGCATACCAGAAAAACGTTTCCCTCAGCGGGAGGAAAGGAGTAGTCTGTAATCTATATAGCAAATTCCAGTAAAAACGGCTTTAGTTTCGACCGGCACTGTTGAGCCATCAAGCGAAAAGGGGGTAATGATGATAGGAAAGATTCTGTTAAGTATCTGGGACTTTACCGAAAAAAGGGTAAAGTGGGTATTACTCATTGCGGCCATCCTGCTGGTTGTCGCCCTTATCGGAGCCAGCCAGGTGAGCACTTCTAATGGTTATGGAGACTACATTCCCAAGGGCACCCAGACTTATGATGACATCTACAAACTGGATGAG
This window harbors:
- a CDS encoding transposase, whose protein sequence is MKGIPRGGYTKELREEAVKLVTEGNVWLSEAARRWSLPPSTMGNWVKAYKAGNLGEGGKTQQPLTEIEMELARTKRAREEARLELEIKAGHKRTRHACGPDRLQRDLEEHFI